The region CCGACGACGGACGTCGGGTTGATCCAGCTGCCCACCGGGTCCCCCGCCCTCCCCCGGGCGGCACCCTGCCGGAGGCGATCCCGCCCACGATCGCGCCCATGCAGTACGGGACCAGCACCGAGGAGATCGCGAACCCGCCCCCGAAGATCCGCTTGATCCGCATCGAGACGACCGCCTTGCGGAAGGCGAAGCTCACCCCCCGCAGCACGATGCCCAGGGCCGCGATCGTCAACGGGACGAACAGCGTCAGCGTGATCGAGGCGTAGGCCTCGGCGAACGACGTCCACAGGACGACCAGGATGAAGATCAGCCAGACATGGTTCGCCTCCCACACCGGCCCGATCGAGTCCTCGACGACGGCGCGGGGGCGGGCACCGCGCTGCGGGCCACCCGCCGTCAGGTCCCAGAACCCAGCCCCGAAGTCGGCGCCCCCGAACACCGCGTACGCGACCACCGCCACCAGCAGCACCACGGCGACCGCGGTGCTCACCGGAGCTCCTCCTCGGGTGCGGGCGAGGCCTTCTCGGGCGACGTGGGCGGCGCAGACGACGCCGACGGGGCGGACGGCGTCGACGGGGCAGATGACGCCGACGGGGCTGGCGGGGCGCTCGGGGTGCTCGGCGAGTAGGGCGTCTCGAGGTCGACGAACCCACCGGCCCTGCGGAACCGTCGGCTCATTCCACGCAGCACCAGGATGGTGGTGATTCCGACGGCGAGGTACAGCAGGACGACTGCGCCGAACGAGATCCAGACTCCGGTGTTGCCTGTGGCCGCGCCCTCGACCTTCATGAGTTCGTAGACGATCCACGGCTGGCGGCCGACCTCGGTCACGATCCAGCCGGCCTCCATGGCGATCACGGCCAGGACGCCCGAGGCGGCCGCTACCCGGAGGAACCACCTGCTCGCCGGCATCCTGCGCCGGATGATCCAGCAGAGGCCGTACCAGGCGGAGAGCAGGAACAGCAGTGTCCCCAGGCCCACCATGACGTCCCAGGCGAGGTGGACGATGTTGACCTGGCCGACGGTCGGTCGCGCGTCGGGGGGCACCGTGTCCAGACCCTGCACGACGGTCGCACGCCCCGTACTCGGGTCGGACAGCCAGGAGGCCAACCCCGGGAGCGGGATGCCGCCGCTGACCGTGCCGTCGTCGTTGAGTCGGCCCAGGATCGTCTCGGGGACGTCGCTGCTGGTGGTGGGTACGAGCTCGATGGCGGCGAATTTGACCGGCTGGTTGGTGTAGACCCAGCGGGCGAGCGAGTCGCCTACACCCATCTGGATCGGCGTCGCGACCGCCGCGACACTGAACGCGATGATGAAGCCCAGCCGGTGGTAGCGGTCTGTGCGCCCCCGCAACATGGCCGTCGCGTACACCGAGGCGATGAGGAATCCACCGACGAGGTAGGCAGCGACGACCATGTGCGCCGCCTGCAGGGGCATGGCGTCGTTGAAGATCACCCGCACCGGGTCCACGGAGACGACGGTCCCGGCGGAGTCCGTTGTG is a window of Pseudonocardia sp. T1-2H DNA encoding:
- a CDS encoding cytochrome ubiquinol oxidase subunit I gives rise to the protein MIATFEGLAAFAAVDPVPWARAQMAFTLMFHIILVPLGVSWAFMTLIANYRAVKHSDRDALMLAQRWSKYMAVTFAVGAVTGTVLSFEFGLLWPRFMGQWGEAFGVPFAFEGLFFFTEAIFIALYIFGWRRLKPWAHFWTGVPIVVAGIFGSVSVVAANAWMNAPTGFTTDSAGTVVSVDPVRVIFNDAMPLQAAHMVVAAYLVGGFLIASVYATAMLRGRTDRYHRLGFIIAFSVAAVATPIQMGVGDSLARWVYTNQPVKFAAIELVPTTSSDVPETILGRLNDDGTVSGGIPLPGLASWLSDPSTGRATVVQGLDTVPPDARPTVGQVNIVHLAWDVMVGLGTLLFLLSAWYGLCWIIRRRMPASRWFLRVAAASGVLAVIAMEAGWIVTEVGRQPWIVYELMKVEGAATGNTGVWISFGAVVLLYLAVGITTILVLRGMSRRFRRAGGFVDLETPYSPSTPSAPPAPSASSAPSTPSAPSASSAPPTSPEKASPAPEEELR